The following coding sequences lie in one Synechococcus sp. PCC 7336 genomic window:
- the obgE gene encoding GTPase ObgE codes for MQFIDRATVAVKAGDGGDGMVAFRREKYVPAGGPSGGNGGKGGSAILVADANLQTLLDFQFKRLYAAEPGAKGGPSNKTGRSGNDALIRVPCGTIVFDADTEEFLGDLTEPGQQLCVAKGGANGLGNAHFLSNRNRAPEKMTLGKPGEERRLQLELKLIAEVGIIGLPNAGKSTLISALSSARPKVANYPFTTLVPNLGVVRRPSGDGVVFADIPGLIEGAHEGVGLGYEFLRHIERTRLLVHLVDGSEPDPVASYEAIQAELSAYDRGLPDKLQIVALNKVDAIAPEELADKQQALQAASGGEVLMLSAVTQLGCDRLLRQVFASLEHLKADSEIADPARQSSPNALIPTPGLPLSQ; via the coding sequence GTGCAATTTATCGACCGAGCCACCGTAGCAGTCAAAGCTGGAGATGGCGGCGACGGGATGGTGGCATTTCGTCGCGAAAAATATGTGCCTGCAGGGGGGCCTTCTGGAGGGAACGGCGGCAAGGGAGGCTCGGCCATCTTGGTGGCTGATGCCAACCTACAAACCCTACTCGACTTTCAGTTCAAGCGGTTGTATGCTGCCGAGCCTGGAGCAAAGGGCGGCCCGAGTAACAAAACCGGACGCAGCGGCAATGACGCCCTGATTCGCGTCCCCTGCGGCACGATCGTGTTCGATGCCGATACAGAGGAATTCCTAGGCGATTTGACTGAGCCGGGGCAGCAGTTGTGCGTGGCCAAAGGCGGGGCAAACGGTTTGGGCAACGCTCATTTTTTGAGTAACCGCAATCGTGCTCCCGAAAAAATGACCCTCGGCAAGCCGGGGGAAGAACGCCGCCTGCAACTGGAACTGAAGCTGATTGCCGAGGTGGGCATTATTGGCTTGCCCAATGCTGGAAAATCGACTCTGATCTCTGCCCTCTCCTCCGCTCGCCCCAAAGTCGCCAACTATCCCTTCACCACATTGGTGCCCAATTTAGGTGTCGTGCGCCGTCCCTCTGGGGACGGGGTAGTGTTTGCGGATATCCCCGGTTTGATTGAGGGAGCCCACGAGGGGGTGGGCTTGGGTTACGAATTTCTGCGCCATATCGAGCGCACCCGCCTGCTGGTTCATTTAGTGGATGGCAGCGAGCCCGATCCCGTCGCCAGTTACGAGGCAATTCAGGCAGAGCTATCTGCCTACGATCGCGGTCTGCCCGACAAACTCCAGATTGTGGCCTTGAACAAAGTGGATGCGATCGCCCCAGAGGAGTTAGCCGACAAACAACAGGCATTGCAAGCGGCCAGCGGTGGCGAGGTTTTGATGCTCTCGGCAGTGACGCAATTGGGCTGCGATCGCCTCCTCCGACAGGTCTTTGCCAGCCTCGAACATCTCAAAGCAGACTCTGAGATTGCGGACCCCGCTCGGCAATCCTCCCCCAACGCGCTGATTCCGACCCCAGGTTTGCCCCTCTCGCAGTAA
- the ppc gene encoding phosphoenolpyruvate carboxylase: MSSAPHSAVSDIDLKDTPAPTFVSDDPLLAQRLSLIEELWESVLQQECGPQLVALLKQLRLMCSPEGQALEYPAAEVLEIVEHLDLKEAIQAVRAFALFFQLINIIEQRYDKAVRAEREGVNSTVPSPRKASKQERFGILFPYLQSQQVSAEQLQSLLDALDIRLVFTAHPTEIVRHTIREKQRTLSQLLDALDRLKDPVGWEADVLRQQLQEEISLWWRTDELHQFKPTVLDEVDYTLHYFEQVLFNAIPLLHERLSQNLQVSFPETEAPRVNFCSFGSWVGADRDGNPSVTPEVSWQTACYQRNLVLNKYIQSVKQLVRALSLSLHWSDVDSELLTALEQDQSQFPDVYESLSLKFRQEPYRLKLSYMQRKLELTRDRNEQLRHPDPLQRHVAPSQGYANADEFLGDLDLIQKSLKGSQIRCRQLEQLIAQVEVFGFYLARLDVRQDSRVHEKTFTEVFDYLRILPRSYAELSEQEKTEWLVRELQTRRPIIPSELPAVPAVPATRSNRKAAPTPPEPDGSFVSAKTIEVIETFRTIRLLQQEFGRPLCHTYIISMNRCSSDMLEVLLLAKEAGLYDPIAASGSLAVVPLFETVDDLKRAPAVMEEMFQLPFYREYLRSLGDLQEVMLGYSDSNKDSGFLSSNWEIYKAQVALQKVAEQYGIVLRIFHGRGGSVGRGGGPAYEAILAQPGRSIGGRIKITEQGEVLASKYSLLEAAVYNLETVTSAVIQSSLLLTNADKSADWLQLMEDLATRSRQEYRSLVYETPGFLEFFLEATPIEEISLLQISSRPTRRNSKKKDLDGLRAIPWVFSWTQSRFLLPSWYGVGTAMASYVDENPAENLAYLRSLYRNWPFFKTAIAKVEMTLAKVDMQIARHYMRELGSEKHRKTNEQLFDRIAAEMARTRDLVLAIAERGTLLDGDPSLQTSVRLRNGSIVPLGFLQVSLLKRLRQHRQPGSRSRYSRPELLRGALLTINGIAAGMRNTG, encoded by the coding sequence ATGAGTTCTGCCCCCCATTCTGCGGTATCCGACATCGACCTGAAAGACACTCCAGCCCCCACATTTGTCTCGGACGATCCATTGCTCGCTCAGCGGCTGTCGTTAATCGAAGAATTGTGGGAGAGCGTACTGCAGCAGGAGTGCGGTCCTCAACTCGTCGCTCTGCTCAAGCAATTGCGCCTGATGTGTTCGCCAGAAGGACAGGCGCTCGAGTATCCGGCAGCAGAAGTGCTCGAAATTGTGGAACATCTCGACCTGAAGGAAGCGATTCAGGCTGTTCGCGCCTTTGCTCTCTTTTTTCAACTGATCAATATCATCGAGCAGCGTTACGACAAAGCCGTGCGGGCAGAACGAGAAGGGGTGAACTCGACTGTGCCATCCCCTCGCAAGGCAAGCAAACAAGAGCGATTCGGCATTCTATTCCCTTACCTTCAATCCCAGCAGGTGTCTGCCGAGCAGTTGCAGTCGCTGCTAGATGCCCTCGATATCCGCTTGGTCTTTACCGCCCACCCCACCGAAATCGTGCGGCACACCATCCGCGAAAAGCAGCGGACACTCTCCCAATTGTTAGATGCGCTCGATCGCCTCAAAGACCCGGTGGGATGGGAAGCAGATGTGTTGCGCCAGCAACTGCAGGAGGAAATTTCGCTGTGGTGGCGGACTGACGAGCTGCATCAGTTCAAGCCTACGGTTCTAGACGAAGTGGACTATACGCTGCACTACTTCGAGCAGGTGTTATTCAACGCCATTCCCTTATTGCACGAGCGTCTATCCCAAAATCTACAAGTGTCGTTCCCCGAGACAGAGGCTCCTAGAGTCAATTTCTGCAGCTTCGGTTCTTGGGTGGGGGCAGACCGCGACGGCAACCCTTCTGTTACCCCCGAAGTCAGTTGGCAAACCGCTTGCTATCAACGCAATTTGGTCCTGAATAAATACATTCAGTCCGTCAAACAACTCGTGCGCGCCCTCAGCCTGTCGTTGCATTGGAGCGATGTCGATAGCGAACTCTTAACGGCGCTCGAACAGGACCAAAGCCAATTCCCCGATGTGTACGAATCCCTCTCGCTCAAGTTTCGGCAGGAACCCTATCGCCTCAAGCTCAGCTACATGCAGCGCAAATTGGAGTTGACTCGCGATCGCAACGAGCAATTGCGCCATCCCGATCCATTACAGCGTCATGTAGCCCCCTCTCAAGGCTACGCGAATGCCGATGAGTTTCTGGGGGATCTCGATCTGATTCAAAAGAGTTTGAAAGGCAGCCAGATCCGCTGTCGCCAACTCGAACAATTGATTGCTCAAGTGGAGGTGTTTGGCTTCTACCTGGCTCGGCTGGACGTGCGCCAAGACAGCCGCGTCCACGAGAAAACCTTCACCGAAGTGTTCGATTACTTGCGCATTTTGCCGCGTTCTTATGCCGAGCTATCGGAGCAGGAAAAAACGGAGTGGCTGGTGCGAGAACTCCAAACTCGCCGCCCCATCATCCCTTCCGAGCTACCGGCAGTGCCAGCAGTTCCCGCCACCCGCTCCAATCGTAAAGCTGCGCCGACCCCCCCCGAGCCAGATGGCTCTTTTGTGTCCGCCAAAACGATTGAGGTCATCGAAACCTTCCGAACGATCCGTTTGTTGCAGCAGGAATTCGGCCGCCCCCTTTGCCATACCTATATCATCAGTATGAACCGCTGCAGTAGCGACATGCTGGAAGTGTTGCTCTTAGCTAAAGAAGCAGGACTCTACGATCCGATTGCCGCCTCCGGCAGTCTTGCGGTCGTGCCTCTATTTGAAACGGTGGACGATCTCAAACGGGCTCCTGCAGTGATGGAGGAAATGTTTCAGTTGCCCTTCTATCGCGAGTATTTGCGATCGCTCGGAGATTTACAGGAGGTGATGCTGGGCTATTCCGACAGCAATAAAGATTCTGGCTTTTTGAGCAGCAACTGGGAAATTTACAAGGCTCAGGTAGCGCTGCAAAAGGTGGCAGAACAGTACGGTATCGTGCTGCGGATTTTTCACGGTCGCGGCGGCTCGGTGGGTCGCGGCGGCGGTCCTGCCTACGAAGCAATTTTGGCCCAGCCCGGTCGCAGCATTGGCGGTCGGATTAAAATCACCGAGCAAGGGGAAGTGCTGGCGTCCAAATATTCTCTGTTGGAGGCAGCGGTTTACAACCTGGAGACGGTGACTAGCGCTGTGATTCAGTCCAGTTTATTGCTCACCAATGCGGATAAATCTGCCGATTGGTTGCAGCTCATGGAGGACTTGGCGACGCGATCGCGCCAGGAATACCGTTCCCTCGTCTACGAGACCCCCGGCTTTTTAGAGTTCTTTTTAGAAGCCACCCCGATTGAAGAAATTAGCCTACTGCAAATCAGCTCCCGCCCCACCCGTCGCAATAGTAAGAAAAAAGACTTGGATGGCTTGCGAGCCATTCCTTGGGTCTTTAGCTGGACCCAAAGCCGATTCCTGCTGCCCTCTTGGTACGGCGTCGGCACGGCAATGGCTTCCTACGTGGACGAAAATCCCGCAGAAAACCTGGCCTACCTGCGCAGTCTCTACCGCAACTGGCCTTTCTTCAAAACAGCTATTGCGAAGGTGGAGATGACGCTGGCTAAGGTAGACATGCAAATTGCCCGCCACTACATGCGCGAGCTAGGGTCTGAGAAACATCGCAAGACAAACGAACAATTATTCGATCGCATTGCCGCTGAAATGGCCCGCACGCGCGATCTGGTGCTGGCGATCGCCGAACGGGGCACGCTGCTGGATGGCGATCCCTCTTTGCAGACCTCCGTGCGCCTGCGGAATGGCTCGATCGTGCCCTTAGGCTTCTTACAAGTCTCGCTACTCAAGCGCCTGCGCCAGCACCGCCAACCCGGTAGCCGCTCTCGCTACAGTCGTCCCGAGTTGCTGCGCGGCGCACTGCTAACCATCAATGGCATCGCTGCCGGAATGCGCAATACGGGCTAA
- a CDS encoding GAF domain-containing protein, which produces MTATAPDPHPQRLLEQLQAANAIVESLSVCRDPVTRELQVQDNPEEIARLLAQGLVERLELASALVWFYDPAGGALHLKAQAGLISPAQAALRTLAPDKTPLGELVRDRAPKLSNQLHREPWIQSPDWIEAENLVGFASYPIYWGSQLAGCVAVFSRQPLAPTFLEVLQFICTHTASALAAARQSFQLRQQAERQALLYRIIDSIRASLNLDDILQAAVEAIGQALQACRVQFLYCDPHAEQLVYRHAFAQPYVDSWLGRPAADREQVLAKALLQQNQRIALQVWLSLDEMDAENAQLLHDAGVQSLMLVGLNLGQSYYGILSVHRCRLDYVQELQLQASERADSPEEGGIPCDWTDSDCQLLKAVAEQLAIAITQSHLYAKTEQQARREALLNEISADIRNSLDPNQVLKSIEVALATALELEDCHIQLYRDMMVFPAREEGDRDPSDIQIYDTLANGYPVLLKVGDLDRIRPAECQFFQLQLANSTALLPLVQDGELLGTIVLVARRSEQSFAPEKFSLAIAVAEQAGIALKQAQLHQQTRRLARRETLLRQLAQRLTGTHQVQEIIAIALEGCADALHLDCCDFITLSSQQTSQLAQLSSEALQQQIDEKLHASHLVLSVDTSPEMVPAQFQSAQSFRRDGCEAQPTSEVASDLSWLLLLTCYSRHESLLIDDIQTYPIAPQARQNLVRLGIRSLMAVPVEIADDVLGVICTTVSSPIRETEFEASRERGHTFAAAELELVEAIADMTAVAVQRTQFSEQARMRDALTAAMRGLSEGREAESRRLAADLHDQSIADLGAMSRQMQQLASQAQPDPMQQQQAIAAWSQQLRETITELRGIVEDLQPTAMRAFNLGSALRSLLERAAQRSTRPLLARFDDRTRGELNALEPLAQSTLFRIVQEALNNVVKHAEATRVDCTLSVTEDGYLEVKVIDDGKGMPANPSREGSHGLLNMRYRADIIGGTIEWKARRNGSGTVARLRVPLPEAEIVRHSASL; this is translated from the coding sequence GTGACTGCTACTGCTCCCGACCCTCACCCCCAAAGACTGCTAGAGCAGTTGCAAGCCGCCAACGCGATTGTGGAGAGCCTGAGCGTTTGCCGCGATCCCGTCACCCGCGAGCTGCAGGTGCAGGATAATCCCGAAGAGATTGCTCGCCTGTTGGCCCAGGGCTTGGTGGAACGATTGGAACTGGCATCGGCACTGGTGTGGTTTTACGACCCTGCAGGTGGAGCACTGCACCTCAAAGCACAAGCAGGGTTAATCAGTCCGGCCCAGGCAGCCCTGCGAACACTCGCCCCCGATAAAACTCCTTTGGGGGAACTGGTGCGCGATCGCGCACCCAAGCTGAGCAACCAACTGCACCGAGAGCCCTGGATTCAGAGCCCCGACTGGATTGAGGCCGAGAATCTAGTGGGGTTTGCCAGCTATCCCATTTATTGGGGCTCTCAATTGGCAGGATGTGTGGCAGTTTTCAGCCGTCAGCCCCTAGCCCCAACCTTTTTAGAAGTCTTGCAGTTTATCTGCACCCATACGGCCAGTGCCCTTGCCGCTGCTCGGCAATCGTTTCAACTGCGCCAGCAGGCAGAGCGTCAGGCACTGCTGTACCGGATTATTGACAGCATTCGTGCCTCTCTCAATCTGGATGACATTTTGCAAGCAGCAGTAGAAGCGATCGGACAGGCACTGCAGGCTTGTCGAGTTCAGTTTTTATACTGCGATCCGCATGCAGAGCAACTGGTCTATCGCCACGCTTTTGCTCAGCCCTACGTCGATTCGTGGTTGGGTCGTCCGGCCGCAGATCGGGAGCAAGTGCTAGCCAAAGCATTGCTCCAGCAAAATCAGCGAATTGCCCTGCAGGTATGGCTGTCGCTGGATGAGATGGATGCCGAGAATGCGCAGTTGCTGCACGATGCGGGGGTGCAATCTCTGATGCTGGTTGGGCTGAATTTAGGCCAGTCCTATTACGGCATTTTGAGCGTCCATCGCTGCCGCTTGGATTACGTGCAGGAGTTGCAATTGCAAGCCTCGGAGCGGGCAGATAGTCCAGAGGAAGGGGGCATCCCCTGCGACTGGACGGACTCCGATTGCCAACTGCTGAAGGCGGTGGCAGAACAGTTAGCGATCGCGATTACCCAATCCCATCTCTATGCCAAAACCGAGCAACAGGCCCGCCGCGAAGCGCTGCTCAATGAAATCAGCGCCGATATCCGCAACTCCCTCGATCCCAATCAAGTCCTGAAGTCGATTGAGGTTGCTTTGGCCACTGCTCTAGAACTGGAAGATTGCCACATTCAGCTCTATCGCGACATGATGGTTTTTCCCGCTCGAGAGGAGGGCGATCGCGATCCCTCCGATATCCAGATCTACGACACCCTCGCCAATGGCTATCCAGTCTTGCTGAAAGTGGGCGATCTCGACCGCATTCGACCGGCAGAATGCCAGTTTTTTCAACTGCAGTTGGCCAACAGCACTGCTCTATTGCCCCTCGTGCAAGATGGCGAACTGTTGGGCACGATTGTCTTAGTGGCGCGGCGATCGGAGCAGTCGTTTGCCCCCGAAAAATTCTCCCTGGCGATCGCCGTTGCCGAACAGGCGGGCATTGCCCTCAAGCAAGCGCAGCTCCACCAACAAACCCGCCGTCTCGCCCGCCGCGAAACGCTACTGCGACAACTCGCTCAAAGGCTGACGGGCACCCATCAGGTGCAAGAGATTATTGCCATTGCCCTGGAGGGCTGTGCCGACGCCCTGCATCTAGATTGCTGCGATTTTATTACGCTGTCTTCTCAGCAGACCTCGCAGTTAGCCCAACTCTCTTCCGAAGCCCTGCAGCAGCAAATTGATGAAAAGTTGCATGCCTCTCACTTGGTTCTGAGTGTCGATACTTCCCCAGAGATGGTTCCGGCCCAATTTCAATCGGCTCAATCCTTTCGCCGCGATGGCTGTGAAGCTCAGCCCACGAGTGAAGTGGCCTCAGATTTGAGCTGGCTGTTGTTGCTCACCTGCTACAGCCGTCACGAGAGTTTACTCATTGACGATATTCAAACTTATCCCATCGCTCCCCAAGCCCGACAAAACTTAGTGCGATTGGGCATTCGATCGTTGATGGCCGTCCCGGTAGAGATTGCGGACGACGTGTTGGGGGTCATCTGCACGACGGTTTCTTCCCCCATACGCGAAACGGAGTTTGAGGCGAGTCGAGAGCGGGGCCATACGTTTGCGGCGGCAGAATTGGAGTTGGTGGAGGCGATCGCCGATATGACGGCTGTCGCGGTGCAGCGGACGCAGTTTTCGGAACAAGCTCGGATGCGGGATGCGCTCACGGCTGCGATGCGGGGATTGAGTGAGGGACGGGAGGCTGAAAGTCGCCGGCTGGCGGCGGATCTGCACGATCAGAGTATTGCCGATTTGGGAGCAATGTCGCGGCAAATGCAGCAGTTGGCCTCGCAGGCTCAACCCGACCCGATGCAACAGCAGCAGGCGATCGCGGCTTGGAGTCAGCAGTTGCGAGAGACGATTACCGAGTTGCGCGGCATTGTGGAGGACCTGCAGCCGACGGCAATGCGGGCGTTTAATTTGGGCTCGGCGTTACGCAGTTTGTTGGAGCGAGCGGCCCAGCGATCGACCCGTCCGTTGCTGGCGCGCTTTGACGATCGCACTCGCGGGGAGCTGAATGCTTTAGAGCCTCTGGCCCAGAGTACGCTATTCCGCATTGTGCAGGAGGCGTTGAACAATGTGGTCAAGCATGCGGAGGCGACCCGTGTCGATTGCACCCTTTCTGTGACGGAGGATGGTTATTTAGAGGTTAAGGTGATTGACGATGGCAAGGGGATGCCGGCGAACCCGTCCCGAGAGGGCTCCCACGGTTTGCTCAATATGCGCTATCGGGCTGACATTATTGGTGGCACGATTGAATGGAAAGCCCGTCGCAATGGGAGCGGCACCGTGGCTCGATTGCGCGTTCCTCTGCCGGAGGCTGAGATTGTTCGGCACTCTGCCAGCCTGTAA
- the dapF gene encoding diaminopimelate epimerase translates to MAQLPFVKYHGLGNDFILLDNRDRAEPLLTPEQAMQWCDRRFGIGADGVIFALPGTAGADFSMRIYNSDGSEPQMCGNGIRCMAQFLQDLGEPVREGAYQIHTLAGRIVPQFVEGNLIRVDMGAPVLAAAQIPTTLAAGESQVVDVPLTVADRTWQVTAVSMGNPHCIAFVEDVAAIPLAQLGPQFEHHPAFPERVNTEFVQVLGRDRLRMRVWERGAGITLACGTGACATLIAAVLLGKSDDRAIVELPGGNLEIRWDRDGDRIHMTGPAQRVYTGIREL, encoded by the coding sequence ATGGCGCAACTGCCATTCGTGAAATATCACGGTCTCGGTAACGATTTTATTTTGCTCGACAACCGCGATCGGGCCGAGCCTCTGTTGACACCCGAGCAAGCGATGCAATGGTGCGATCGCCGCTTTGGCATCGGTGCCGATGGGGTCATTTTTGCCCTTCCCGGCACTGCTGGGGCAGATTTCAGCATGCGCATTTATAACAGCGATGGGTCGGAACCCCAAATGTGCGGCAATGGCATTCGCTGCATGGCTCAATTCCTGCAGGATTTGGGCGAGCCAGTTCGCGAGGGAGCCTATCAAATTCACACGCTGGCCGGTCGGATCGTGCCCCAGTTTGTGGAGGGCAATCTGATTCGTGTCGATATGGGCGCGCCCGTGCTTGCGGCGGCCCAGATTCCCACTACCTTGGCAGCAGGGGAATCTCAAGTGGTAGATGTTCCCCTCACGGTTGCCGATCGCACCTGGCAAGTGACAGCAGTCAGCATGGGCAACCCCCACTGCATCGCCTTTGTTGAGGACGTAGCGGCCATTCCCCTCGCACAGCTCGGTCCCCAATTCGAGCACCATCCCGCCTTTCCCGAACGGGTTAACACCGAGTTTGTGCAGGTGTTGGGGCGCGATCGCCTGCGCATGCGGGTTTGGGAGCGGGGAGCGGGCATCACCCTTGCCTGCGGTACGGGGGCTTGCGCCACCCTCATCGCCGCCGTTCTGTTAGGGAAATCTGACGATCGGGCGATCGTCGAGCTCCCCGGCGGCAACCTCGAGATTCGCTGGGACCGCGACGGCGATCGCATCCACATGACGGGACCGGCTCAGCGAGTCTATACCGGTATTCGCGAACTGTAG